A window from Thiomonas sp. FB-Cd encodes these proteins:
- a CDS encoding CysB family HTH-type transcriptional regulator, producing MNLHQFRFLQEAVRRNFNLTEAARALFTSQPGVSKAIIELEDELGVEIFSRHGKRIRKLTAPGEEVLRSVDVILREVNNLKRIGQNYAAQDSGALTIAATHTQARYRLPHVIAEFRRRFPRVQVHMLQGNPDQVAHAVLEERADLGLATESLAEHADLISLPCYEWQHLVVTPLNHPLADLPDLSLAELARYPIVTYDPAFTGRRRIDHAFAQHGLQPDIVLEAIDSDVLKTYVELELGVGLIAEMAFNPERDTQLRARPAGHLFGHNLTRVAFKRGVYQRGFVYVLTELLSQRLSRKLVEQVLRGETSPDFSI from the coding sequence ATGAACCTTCATCAGTTCCGCTTCCTGCAGGAAGCCGTGCGCCGCAATTTCAACCTCACCGAGGCTGCGCGCGCCTTGTTCACCTCGCAGCCGGGTGTGTCCAAGGCCATCATCGAGCTTGAAGACGAGCTGGGGGTCGAGATTTTCAGCCGCCACGGCAAACGCATTCGCAAGCTCACCGCCCCCGGCGAGGAGGTGCTGCGCAGCGTCGATGTGATTTTGCGCGAAGTGAACAACCTCAAGCGCATCGGCCAGAACTATGCCGCGCAGGACAGCGGGGCGCTCACCATCGCGGCCACCCACACCCAGGCCCGCTACCGCCTACCGCACGTGATCGCTGAATTCCGCCGGCGCTTTCCGCGTGTTCAGGTTCACATGCTGCAAGGCAACCCCGATCAAGTCGCGCACGCCGTGTTGGAAGAACGCGCCGATTTGGGCTTGGCGACAGAAAGCCTGGCAGAACACGCCGATCTCATCAGTCTGCCGTGCTACGAATGGCAGCATCTGGTGGTGACACCCCTGAACCATCCGCTGGCCGACCTCCCGGATCTTTCGCTCGCCGAGCTTGCGCGCTACCCCATCGTGACATACGACCCTGCGTTCACGGGTCGTCGACGCATCGACCACGCATTCGCCCAGCACGGTCTGCAGCCCGATATCGTGCTCGAGGCCATCGATTCGGACGTGCTCAAGACCTATGTGGAGTTGGAGCTGGGCGTGGGGTTGATCGCAGAGATGGCATTCAACCCGGAGCGAGACACGCAATTGCGTGCGCGCCCGGCGGGACATCTGTTCGGTCATAACCTCACGCGCGTGGCATTCAAGCGGGGCGTTTACCAGCGCGGTTTCGTCTACGTCCTCACTGAACTGCTCTCGCAACGCTTGTCGCGCAAACTGGTGGAACAGGTTTTGCGCGGTGAAACCAGCCCGGATTTTTCCATTTAA
- a CDS encoding DNA polymerase III subunit chi, protein MTQVEFRVGVADPLAYVCGLLRVAAGKGARLVVRVDPALVDTLDARLWTFSQLDFLPHCRAGDPLEARTPIVLTDEADVSRFGERDCLVNLAAASAGGWRALPRVIEVVGATPAEKQAGRERFRAYRSGGCEPATMEVDV, encoded by the coding sequence ATGACGCAAGTGGAGTTCCGCGTCGGCGTGGCTGACCCCTTGGCCTATGTCTGCGGTCTTTTGCGAGTCGCGGCAGGGAAGGGGGCCAGACTTGTCGTCCGTGTCGATCCGGCTCTGGTCGATACGCTGGACGCGCGGCTGTGGACCTTTTCCCAGCTCGATTTCCTCCCGCATTGCCGAGCCGGGGACCCGCTCGAGGCGCGTACCCCGATCGTGCTGACCGACGAGGCCGATGTGTCCCGTTTTGGCGAGCGTGATTGTCTGGTCAATCTTGCGGCGGCATCTGCCGGGGGCTGGCGGGCGCTGCCCCGAGTCATCGAAGTGGTTGGTGCAACGCCGGCTGAAAAGCAGGCCGGGCGCGAGCGCTTTCGCGCTTATCGGAGTGGGGGTTGCGAGCCCGCGACCATGGAGGTTGATGTATGA
- the lptF gene encoding LPS export ABC transporter permease LptF — protein MLLDTSLRREMARNFGGSFTVLFSVVLTLMLIRILGQASEGQANPQDLFLLIGLASLSYLQFILGLALFIAVLMSFSRMHRDSEMVIWSGAGVAPLKFFGTTLRFSAPVILAIALLTLIAWPWANQQNAALRERFEQRSDLSRVAPGQFRQSASGQRVFFIGKGANAQGLARNIFIRDKGNGKETITLAQSAKLQNHDGSRYLMLDSGHRYTHTPGQADYQITGFSQMGIRLSAIAAPPSAASTLPEAARLANTPSREISTLTLAMSHIPAWLGELSWRIGVPISTVLLVFMAIPLSATNPRAGRALQLIMAILIYLTYLNFLNAAQGWIDQGKLSLGAALLILHGTAAFVLIALAFYKGLLTWRRGLQARPSANRLQGPTASH, from the coding sequence ATGTTGTTGGACACCTCCCTGCGCCGCGAAATGGCCCGCAATTTCGGCGGCAGCTTCACCGTGTTGTTCTCGGTGGTGCTCACCCTCATGCTCATCCGCATCCTCGGCCAGGCGTCGGAAGGGCAGGCCAATCCTCAGGATCTGTTCCTGCTTATCGGTCTGGCAAGTCTGAGCTATCTGCAATTCATCCTGGGCCTGGCGCTGTTCATTGCGGTCCTCATGAGCTTCTCGCGCATGCATCGCGACTCGGAAATGGTGATTTGGTCGGGTGCGGGCGTGGCACCCCTGAAGTTTTTTGGCACGACGTTGCGCTTTTCCGCGCCGGTCATCCTGGCCATCGCGCTGCTGACCCTCATCGCCTGGCCTTGGGCCAACCAGCAAAATGCGGCCCTGCGCGAACGTTTCGAGCAGCGATCCGATCTGTCGCGCGTTGCGCCCGGTCAATTTCGCCAGTCCGCTTCAGGGCAGCGCGTTTTTTTCATTGGCAAAGGCGCCAACGCCCAGGGTCTCGCTCGCAACATCTTCATCCGCGACAAGGGCAACGGCAAGGAGACGATCACCCTGGCGCAGTCGGCCAAATTGCAGAACCATGACGGTTCGCGCTATCTGATGCTTGACAGCGGCCACCGCTACACCCACACGCCCGGGCAAGCCGATTACCAGATCACCGGGTTTTCACAAATGGGCATACGCCTTTCGGCCATCGCCGCGCCACCGTCCGCAGCGTCAACGTTACCTGAGGCGGCACGCCTGGCCAACACCCCCAGCCGGGAGATCTCCACCCTGACCCTGGCCATGTCCCACATACCCGCCTGGCTCGGCGAGCTGTCATGGCGCATTGGCGTACCGATCTCCACGGTGCTTCTGGTTTTCATGGCCATTCCACTTTCCGCCACGAATCCCAGGGCAGGCCGCGCGTTGCAGCTCATCATGGCCATCCTCATCTACCTCACCTATTTGAACTTTCTCAACGCCGCGCAGGGGTGGATCGACCAGGGAAAGCTGAGCCTGGGTGCGGCACTGCTTATTTTGCATGGCACAGCTGCGTTCGTGCTGATCGCCCTTGCCTTCTACAAGGGACTGCTGACTTGGCGGCGCGGCCTCCAAGCGCGACCCTCGGCCAACCGATTGCAAGGGCCGACAGCGTCACACTGA
- a CDS encoding pyridoxal phosphate-dependent aminotransferase gives MSTVESVPVISRSPALHSRLPHVGTTIFTVMSALAQQCGAINLGQGFPDFDPDPELVNAVTAAMRAGHNQYPPMAGLPGLREALADKISALHGNRYDPAEEITITAGATQALLTAILAVVHPGDEVIILTPAYDSYAPAIELAGGVPVFVPLAADFRPDFAAIAAALTSRTRAILVNSPHNPSGRVWSAADMRRLAALLAPTDTLLIADEVYEHMVFDGTMHQSAAAFAELAQRSFVVSSFGKTYHATGWKVGMVAAPRTLMREFRKVHQFNVFTVNTPMQAGLAHYLRTRPDAHLNLSAFYQAKRDRFRSGLAATRLSLLPCEGTYFQCVDYSALDERSEAEFCEWLTRDVGVAAIPLTAFEPAPNAARRCVRFCFAKREATLDMALDRLAKL, from the coding sequence ATGTCCACAGTCGAATCCGTCCCTGTGATCTCCCGCAGTCCCGCCCTGCATAGTCGCTTGCCTCACGTGGGCACCACGATTTTCACCGTGATGTCCGCCTTGGCACAGCAGTGCGGCGCGATCAACCTGGGGCAGGGTTTTCCCGATTTCGACCCTGACCCCGAACTGGTCAATGCAGTGACTGCCGCAATGCGCGCTGGGCACAACCAGTACCCGCCAATGGCGGGCCTGCCGGGCTTGCGTGAAGCCCTGGCCGACAAGATCTCAGCCCTCCACGGCAACCGATACGACCCCGCTGAGGAAATCACGATCACTGCGGGGGCAACGCAGGCGCTGCTCACCGCCATTCTGGCCGTGGTCCATCCGGGCGATGAAGTCATCATCCTCACACCAGCCTACGACAGCTACGCGCCAGCGATCGAGCTGGCCGGAGGCGTGCCCGTCTTCGTCCCTCTGGCTGCGGACTTCCGTCCTGACTTCGCTGCGATCGCGGCAGCCCTGACTTCGCGCACGCGTGCCATCCTGGTCAACTCGCCCCACAATCCCAGCGGCCGGGTGTGGAGCGCTGCCGACATGCGGCGCTTGGCTGCGTTGCTCGCTCCCACGGATACCCTGCTGATTGCCGATGAGGTGTATGAGCACATGGTGTTCGACGGCACCATGCACCAAAGTGCTGCCGCGTTTGCGGAGCTTGCCCAGCGCAGTTTCGTGGTCTCGAGTTTCGGGAAGACCTACCATGCCACGGGCTGGAAAGTGGGTATGGTGGCGGCGCCGCGCACCCTCATGCGTGAATTCCGCAAGGTGCACCAGTTCAACGTGTTCACGGTCAACACGCCGATGCAGGCGGGACTGGCACATTACCTGCGCACACGGCCCGACGCACACCTAAACCTGTCCGCCTTTTACCAAGCCAAACGCGACCGTTTCCGCTCGGGGTTGGCCGCCACGAGGCTAAGCTTGCTGCCTTGCGAGGGCACATATTTCCAGTGCGTGGACTACTCCGCTCTGGATGAGCGGTCTGAGGCCGAGTTCTGCGAGTGGCTAACGCGGGACGTGGGCGTCGCGGCGATTCCGTTGACGGCATTCGAACCCGCACCGAACGCGGCGCGCCGCTGCGTTCGCTTTTGCTTTGCCAAGCGTGAGGCCACACTTGACATGGCGCTGGATCGGCTGGCCAAGCTCTGA
- the lptG gene encoding LPS export ABC transporter permease LptG has protein sequence MRTLRRYLFLQIAAASGIVLVVFLGLLFFLDVINELSNAGATPALGHILVMVALQLPSRAYELLPIAGLTGTVYVLASLAASSEFTVMRMSGLGPRRALLELLGLGLVFAALIFALGEFAAPRAERIAATLQAKAQGGQFGTQLSSGLWLRNRQDGQNDQMINIGSVSAGGELRDVHIYKLDSAAHLVETVHAAAAVYRSGGTWLLRRVTSISLPTQSGEALQIRHTAELPWRTAMSPTVLNVLLLSPENMSVVDLWRYIDHLQANGQAVQRDEIALWRKLLYPLSAVVMMMLALPFAYLHARSGQISWKVFGGIMLGISFILMNTLTSRLGLVASWPTWVAAALPYLLYGSAALVFFVWRVQYR, from the coding sequence ATGCGTACCCTGCGGCGTTACCTATTCCTGCAAATCGCGGCCGCCAGCGGCATCGTGCTGGTGGTGTTTCTCGGCTTGCTGTTTTTCCTTGATGTGATCAACGAACTCAGCAATGCGGGAGCCACGCCTGCGCTGGGCCACATCCTGGTCATGGTCGCACTGCAACTGCCCAGTCGAGCCTATGAGCTGTTGCCGATCGCGGGGCTCACTGGCACGGTGTATGTGCTGGCCAGCCTTGCAGCCTCGAGCGAATTCACCGTCATGCGCATGTCGGGCCTGGGCCCGCGCCGCGCGCTCTTGGAATTGTTGGGACTCGGGCTGGTGTTCGCCGCGCTGATCTTTGCACTGGGTGAATTCGCCGCACCACGCGCCGAGCGTATTGCTGCGACATTGCAAGCCAAGGCCCAGGGCGGACAGTTTGGCACCCAACTCAGCTCGGGGCTTTGGCTTCGTAACCGCCAAGACGGGCAGAACGATCAGATGATCAATATTGGCAGTGTGTCGGCGGGGGGTGAATTGCGCGACGTGCACATCTATAAGCTCGACAGCGCCGCGCATCTCGTCGAGACCGTGCATGCCGCCGCAGCCGTCTATCGCAGTGGGGGGACTTGGCTGCTGCGGCGGGTCACTTCGATTAGCCTGCCAACCCAGTCTGGCGAAGCCTTGCAGATCCGGCACACGGCGGAATTGCCCTGGCGCACCGCAATGTCGCCCACGGTACTCAACGTCCTTCTCCTCAGCCCGGAAAATATGTCAGTCGTCGATCTATGGCGCTACATCGACCATCTGCAGGCAAACGGCCAGGCTGTCCAGCGTGACGAAATTGCGCTGTGGCGCAAGCTCCTCTACCCCCTGAGCGCCGTGGTGATGATGATGCTCGCCTTACCCTTTGCCTATCTCCACGCGCGCTCCGGTCAGATCAGCTGGAAGGTATTCGGTGGCATCATGCTGGGCATCAGCTTCATTCTCATGAACACCCTGACATCCAGGCTGGGCTTGGTGGCGAGTTGGCCCACTTGGGTTGCCGCCGCGCTGCCCTACCTTCTCTACGGCTCGGCAGCGCTCGTGTTTTTCGTCTGGCGCGTGCAATATCGCTGA
- a CDS encoding bifunctional (p)ppGpp synthetase/guanosine-3',5'-bis(diphosphate) 3'-pyrophosphohydrolase codes for MQSRPPVTGSNPAPRNRPVVRRKPAQHADVPPDLGAVADTALSAPLDKPAAVSLAGLLDKISAYLPEGDLQLIRNAYRFADAAHLGQYRASGEPYISHPVAVAEICADWKLDTQALMAALLHDTAEDKGITQAELIEHFGATVAVLVDGLTKLDKIQFSNREENQAESFRKMLLAMARDIRVILVKLADRLHNMRTLAAMAPEKRRRIANETMDIYAPIAYRLGLNQVYRELQDLGFQHSHPMRYAVLSQALKVARGNRRDLIDKILAATTKSFADAGISVHLYGREKTLYSIYRKMQRKHRSFAHVQDIFGFRVIVPDVLDCYRALGVLHAQYKPMPGKFEDFIAIPKLNGYQSLHTTLIGPTGAPVEFQIRTEAMHRVAESGVAAHWLYKTSNGLEAIAQVSTAAWLQSLLDIQNENRDAAEFIETVKVDLAPDAVYVFTPKSRILALPRGATPVDFSYAVHTDLGNQTVAAKVNGELVPLRTELHSGDVVEIVTAPHSRPNPNWLSFVRTGRARSKIRHELKVGQQAESQDLGKRLLSRALTQLGLRLEDLSAANWSRLLHWSGNKSQEELFGDIGLGKRVADIVAKRVQMQYGEAYGAASPRSPDEAGSASSPASNGGAHGATEPLTRTALQLDGTEGTSVHYADCCHPIPGDAVLGYLGKGEGLTVHQQDCPQARRLFQKHPRSWIDLSWSSTVTGLYQVGMAVVVSNGKGVLAKLAAAISEHDADIIHVTMDDDAGQPTIELRFIIAVRDRKHLADILRAVRAHKFVVRASRGKARSPH; via the coding sequence ATGCAAAGCCGCCCACCCGTGACCGGCAGCAACCCGGCACCCCGCAACCGCCCCGTCGTCAGGCGCAAGCCTGCCCAGCACGCGGACGTGCCTCCGGATTTGGGCGCAGTCGCTGACACCGCGCTGAGCGCGCCGCTCGACAAGCCAGCTGCGGTCAGCCTGGCTGGATTGCTTGACAAGATATCGGCGTATTTGCCCGAGGGCGACCTGCAGTTGATCCGCAACGCGTATCGCTTTGCGGACGCGGCACACCTCGGACAATACCGTGCAAGCGGTGAGCCTTACATTTCGCACCCGGTGGCGGTCGCTGAGATCTGCGCCGACTGGAAGCTTGACACCCAGGCCTTGATGGCCGCCCTGCTTCATGACACAGCCGAAGACAAGGGCATTACCCAAGCGGAACTCATCGAGCACTTTGGCGCGACTGTTGCCGTGCTGGTGGACGGGCTGACCAAGCTCGACAAAATCCAGTTTTCCAACCGCGAGGAAAATCAGGCCGAAAGCTTTCGCAAGATGTTGCTGGCGATGGCGCGTGACATCCGCGTCATTCTGGTCAAGCTTGCCGACCGGCTGCACAACATGCGCACGCTGGCCGCCATGGCACCGGAGAAGCGCCGCCGCATCGCAAACGAAACGATGGATATCTACGCCCCCATCGCCTATCGGCTGGGGCTCAATCAGGTGTACCGCGAATTGCAGGATCTGGGTTTCCAACACAGTCACCCGATGCGCTATGCGGTGCTGAGTCAAGCGCTCAAGGTCGCCCGCGGCAATCGGCGCGACCTGATCGATAAGATCCTGGCTGCGACCACCAAGTCTTTTGCGGACGCCGGCATCTCCGTGCACCTGTACGGGCGCGAGAAGACCCTGTATTCCATTTACCGAAAGATGCAACGCAAGCATCGCTCCTTTGCGCATGTGCAAGACATCTTCGGTTTTCGCGTGATCGTGCCTGACGTCTTGGACTGCTATCGCGCCCTGGGCGTGCTGCATGCCCAGTACAAGCCCATGCCGGGCAAATTCGAAGACTTCATTGCCATTCCCAAGCTCAATGGCTACCAGTCGCTGCACACCACACTGATCGGCCCCACGGGCGCGCCAGTCGAGTTTCAGATTCGCACGGAGGCCATGCACCGTGTGGCGGAAAGCGGCGTGGCGGCACACTGGTTGTACAAGACAAGCAATGGCCTGGAGGCCATTGCACAAGTCAGCACCGCGGCCTGGCTCCAGTCGCTTCTGGATATCCAAAATGAGAACCGCGACGCTGCCGAGTTCATTGAGACAGTAAAGGTTGATCTTGCGCCGGACGCCGTGTATGTGTTCACACCCAAATCGCGCATCCTGGCGTTGCCGCGCGGCGCCACGCCCGTGGACTTTTCATATGCCGTGCATACCGATCTTGGCAACCAGACGGTCGCCGCCAAGGTCAATGGGGAGTTGGTACCGTTGCGCACCGAGCTCCACAGCGGTGACGTCGTGGAAATTGTGACGGCACCGCATTCGCGGCCGAATCCAAATTGGCTGAGTTTCGTGCGCACGGGACGCGCCCGCTCGAAGATCCGGCATGAGCTCAAGGTTGGCCAGCAGGCCGAGTCGCAGGATCTTGGTAAGCGATTGCTCAGCCGCGCGTTGACACAACTGGGCCTGCGCCTCGAAGATTTAAGCGCCGCGAATTGGAGCCGGCTGCTGCATTGGAGCGGGAACAAGAGCCAGGAAGAACTCTTTGGCGATATCGGCTTGGGCAAGCGCGTAGCCGACATCGTGGCGAAGCGCGTGCAGATGCAATACGGTGAAGCATACGGCGCGGCGAGTCCGCGCTCCCCGGACGAAGCGGGGTCCGCTTCGTCCCCCGCTTCCAATGGCGGGGCGCATGGCGCCACTGAACCATTGACGCGCACTGCCCTCCAGCTCGATGGCACTGAGGGCACCTCGGTGCACTATGCCGATTGTTGCCACCCGATACCTGGCGACGCCGTTCTCGGTTATCTCGGCAAAGGCGAAGGCCTCACCGTGCATCAGCAAGACTGCCCTCAAGCTCGCCGCCTGTTTCAGAAGCACCCACGCAGCTGGATCGACCTCAGCTGGTCGTCAACAGTGACCGGCTTGTATCAGGTGGGGATGGCGGTTGTCGTCAGCAACGGAAAGGGCGTGCTGGCGAAGCTTGCGGCGGCCATCAGCGAACACGATGCCGACATCATCCACGTCACCATGGACGATGACGCGGGCCAACCGACCATTGAGTTGCGTTTCATCATCGCGGTGCGCGACCGCAAACATCTCGCCGATATTTTGCGCGCGGTGCGAGCTCACAAATTCGTCGTTCGCGCCTCCCGCGGCAAGGCGCGCAGCCCGCATTGA
- a CDS encoding leucyl aminopeptidase yields MKFSIAPLKALAALKTDALVVFVHQPGTSCGLVEADAVDQIAAEAAQDGDFNGSLGATYTRSRPAGLAAKRLVLVGLGAAPVDQAGWLKAVQAAAGALKPLGAHQVHLLAADGEQSLADLVPSAFGDAAYRYTATRKPEPAKAYKVEAVHLLSRHARQAATLKAALGRAEAVQAGVELTRNLANLPANYCTPSHLAKVAQDLGKRHGIKVEVLTRTSIERLKMGALLAVAQGSHQPLRFIVLRYDGAGRKDAPHVLVGKGVTFDTGGISIKPAAEMDEMKFDMSGAAAVLGAFEAIARLRPKLNLVGLIPATENMPGGRAVKPGDVVTSMSGQTIEILNTDAEGRLILCDALTYAERFKPASVVDVATLTGACVIALGHVHSGLFSPDDALAESLLKAGKLAHDSCWRMPLGDDYADGLKTHFADVANVAGRAAGSITAACFLQRFAKDYRWAHLDIAGTAWKSGAAKGATGRPVPLLVRYLLGTVEPDNKA; encoded by the coding sequence ATGAAATTTAGCATAGCCCCCCTGAAAGCTTTGGCCGCCTTAAAGACTGATGCCCTCGTCGTCTTTGTGCACCAGCCCGGCACGTCCTGCGGTTTGGTCGAGGCCGATGCCGTCGACCAGATCGCCGCTGAAGCCGCGCAGGACGGCGACTTCAATGGCAGCCTGGGCGCCACCTATACGCGTAGCCGTCCCGCCGGGCTTGCAGCCAAGCGGCTCGTGCTCGTGGGTCTGGGTGCAGCGCCGGTCGATCAAGCCGGCTGGCTCAAGGCGGTGCAGGCCGCAGCCGGCGCGCTCAAGCCACTTGGGGCCCACCAGGTCCATCTGCTTGCCGCCGACGGGGAGCAGAGCCTGGCAGACTTGGTCCCGAGCGCCTTTGGAGATGCGGCCTACCGATACACCGCGACCCGCAAACCCGAGCCCGCCAAGGCCTATAAGGTCGAGGCCGTGCATCTGCTGTCACGCCACGCACGCCAGGCGGCAACACTCAAAGCCGCGCTTGGGCGGGCTGAAGCCGTTCAGGCGGGCGTGGAGCTCACACGCAACCTGGCCAACTTGCCAGCCAACTATTGCACGCCTTCTCATCTTGCCAAGGTCGCGCAGGATCTGGGCAAGCGCCACGGAATCAAGGTGGAGGTGTTGACCCGCACCAGCATCGAGCGGCTGAAGATGGGCGCTTTGCTTGCCGTGGCTCAAGGATCGCATCAGCCGCTGCGTTTCATCGTGCTGCGCTACGACGGTGCCGGCCGCAAGGATGCGCCGCACGTCCTGGTGGGCAAGGGCGTGACGTTCGATACGGGCGGCATCTCGATCAAGCCAGCTGCCGAGATGGACGAGATGAAATTCGACATGTCGGGTGCTGCCGCAGTGCTGGGTGCGTTTGAGGCGATCGCCCGCCTGAGGCCGAAGCTTAATTTGGTGGGCCTGATTCCGGCGACCGAGAATATGCCCGGGGGGCGCGCAGTCAAACCGGGCGACGTGGTCACCAGCATGTCAGGGCAAACCATCGAGATCCTGAATACCGATGCCGAAGGTCGTCTGATTCTGTGCGATGCGCTGACGTACGCCGAGCGCTTCAAGCCCGCCAGCGTGGTGGATGTGGCCACACTCACCGGAGCCTGCGTCATCGCACTCGGGCACGTGCACAGCGGCTTGTTCAGCCCGGACGACGCGCTGGCTGAATCTTTGCTCAAGGCGGGAAAACTGGCTCACGACAGTTGCTGGCGCATGCCCCTGGGCGACGATTATGCAGACGGGCTCAAGACGCATTTCGCCGACGTCGCCAATGTTGCCGGTCGTGCGGCGGGGAGCATTACGGCGGCCTGCTTCCTGCAGCGTTTTGCAAAGGACTACCGCTGGGCCCATCTGGACATCGCAGGCACAGCCTGGAAGAGTGGCGCGGCCAAGGGCGCGACCGGTCGCCCCGTGCCGCTGCTCGTGCGGTATTTGCTCGGAACCGTCGAGCCGGACAACAAGGCATGA
- a CDS encoding branched-chain amino acid ABC transporter substrate-binding protein, whose translation MKLKYALLGLSLAIGTAYAADDVTVTIGSAAPMSGPQASFGQDNTNGVRMAINDLNKQNIVIGGKKVVWKIDAQDDQADPKQATTIAQKFVDEKVNGVVGHLNSGCTYPASRIYNNAGIPDITPSSTDPKIAQQGFKTFFRIIANDNALGAGLANYAKTELKAKTVAVIDDRTAYGQGVADVFSKTAKKDGLKVLDREFTNDKATDFSAILTKIKSMNPDVIFYGGMYSQAGPMLRQIQQLGIKAKFMGGDGICAPELAKLAGDAANITICAEGGSPISQMPGGDAWKKRYDAEFGASAFQIYSPYSYDGTMVLAHAMMKANSVDPAKYLPFIQKIDYNGVTKKDIHFEADGNLAAPTITLSTFDNGVKKVVAVESVK comes from the coding sequence ATGAAGCTGAAATATGCCCTTCTGGGCTTGTCCCTGGCAATTGGCACCGCGTATGCGGCGGACGACGTGACCGTAACCATCGGCAGCGCAGCGCCGATGTCCGGGCCGCAGGCTTCGTTTGGCCAGGACAACACCAATGGTGTGCGCATGGCCATCAACGATCTGAACAAGCAGAACATCGTGATCGGCGGCAAGAAGGTGGTCTGGAAAATCGACGCTCAGGATGACCAGGCGGACCCGAAGCAGGCGACGACGATCGCACAGAAGTTCGTGGACGAAAAAGTCAATGGCGTCGTGGGCCACCTGAACTCCGGTTGCACGTACCCAGCGTCACGGATTTACAACAACGCGGGCATTCCGGACATTACGCCGTCGTCCACCGATCCGAAGATCGCCCAGCAGGGCTTCAAGACCTTCTTCCGCATCATTGCCAATGACAACGCACTTGGCGCCGGCTTGGCCAACTACGCCAAGACGGAACTCAAGGCGAAGACCGTGGCTGTGATCGACGACCGTACGGCCTACGGCCAAGGCGTTGCCGACGTGTTCAGCAAAACGGCCAAGAAGGACGGCCTGAAGGTGCTCGATCGGGAGTTCACGAACGATAAGGCCACGGATTTTTCGGCCATCCTGACCAAGATCAAGTCGATGAATCCCGACGTCATTTTCTATGGCGGCATGTATAGCCAAGCCGGCCCCATGCTGCGTCAGATCCAGCAGCTCGGCATCAAGGCCAAGTTCATGGGTGGCGATGGCATTTGCGCGCCCGAGCTGGCCAAGCTGGCTGGCGACGCAGCCAACATCACCATCTGCGCCGAGGGCGGCTCGCCCATCTCGCAAATGCCTGGTGGCGATGCATGGAAGAAGCGTTATGACGCCGAATTCGGGGCAAGCGCGTTCCAGATCTATTCGCCCTATTCCTATGATGGGACGATGGTTTTGGCGCACGCCATGATGAAGGCCAATTCCGTCGATCCGGCGAAATATCTGCCCTTCATTCAGAAGATCGACTATAACGGCGTCACCAAGAAGGACATCCATTTCGAAGCTGACGGCAATTTGGCTGCTCCGACCATCACCCTGTCGACGTTCGACAATGGCGTGAAGAAGGTGGTTGCGGTCGAATCCGTGAAGTAA
- the rpoZ gene encoding DNA-directed RNA polymerase subunit omega, which produces MARITVEDCLEKIPNRFQLVLAATYRARMLAQGHTPKVDSRDKPVVTALREIAAGQIGIEMLKRVPA; this is translated from the coding sequence ATGGCCCGTATCACCGTCGAAGACTGTCTGGAAAAGATCCCCAACCGATTCCAACTCGTACTGGCTGCCACCTACCGGGCGCGGATGCTCGCGCAGGGTCACACACCCAAGGTTGATAGCCGCGACAAACCGGTGGTGACAGCGCTGCGTGAAATCGCTGCCGGTCAGATTGGCATTGAAATGCTCAAGCGCGTCCCCGCCTGA
- the greB gene encoding transcription elongation factor GreB, whose protein sequence is MNKAFTREDSATEQDDEEPRLPELPPGSKNYITPAGYARLRDELKALIERDRPQVVEIVSWAASNGDRSENGDYIYGKKRLREIDRRIRFLTKRLDLAEVVDPSRQHGNTQVFFGATVRYVEDNGAERRVTIVGADEVDLECGHISWVSPVARALLKAREGDVVSLPTPGGVLQIEVVDVRYPAP, encoded by the coding sequence ATGAACAAGGCATTTACACGCGAAGACAGCGCAACGGAGCAAGACGACGAGGAGCCGCGCCTTCCGGAGCTACCGCCAGGAAGCAAGAATTACATCACCCCGGCGGGTTACGCACGCCTGCGCGATGAACTCAAGGCGTTGATCGAGCGCGACCGTCCCCAAGTGGTCGAAATCGTGTCATGGGCGGCGTCCAATGGTGACCGCTCGGAAAACGGCGATTACATCTACGGCAAGAAGCGCCTGCGCGAGATCGACAGGCGCATTCGCTTCCTCACCAAACGCCTGGATCTGGCCGAGGTGGTCGACCCATCGCGCCAGCATGGCAACACACAGGTTTTTTTCGGCGCCACAGTACGGTACGTCGAGGATAACGGCGCCGAGCGTCGGGTCACCATCGTGGGCGCAGACGAGGTCGATCTCGAATGCGGGCACATCAGCTGGGTTTCGCCGGTGGCCAGGGCCTTGCTCAAGGCTCGCGAGGGTGATGTTGTCAGTTTGCCCACGCCCGGCGGCGTGCTGCAGATTGAGGTCGTGGACGTGCGCTACCCGGCACCGTAA